The proteins below come from a single Methanobacterium sp. Maddingley MBC34 genomic window:
- a CDS encoding putative membrane protein (PFAM: Predicted membrane protein (DUF2070)) → MSAVDNITDLSKYMVTLPPSRISILCMTFLSFLTGAIAAYFEPLSSLFDSIVYGGSAGFLIFGLTSIMDGAITQPLVNAMEGRHMKMKQSMFVSLLTMVLVALVYIVGSLVSTYTVYSYVIDALILGCALAFGLRIFIIWGTSNIGAVRSILISAIQPLLILSMVVVIVFLTSITTNIGSFSIIAVALKGLVAGLILMIAIYSFMLVIESPIKRNLGVGGLELLSLFIAQYTEGSRAMESLFEDMGEPIDTLVGVVSFKSEKGVKGLFISPCVHPGPVGTIGGGNMPTVLAKSLEPFTMVSHGPSTHDFNPVSSEEICKIKDVVLGALDNMEYSPKASQFIRVEHENAKLGAQYFGDNLLLLATFAPLGFDDIDFGVGLAIIKAAQGHTRAENVVLVDCHNSFKGESGRVLPGNPEVFQLIDAVEKLEKPGESELKMGCANDTIPELSKKSGVGQSGVKVMVLDVNDQKTAYILMDANNMVIGFRDEIVDEVKKLGLEHAEVMTTDTHFVNGLSGGHNPLGIRDRDIIMEKIVQCTKNALEDIESVQVGAKTVKLSSINTLGPTHATELVTTISSIVAVSRIMAPLVFVLALIFVFIWIFYWAF, encoded by the coding sequence ATGTCCGCTGTTGATAACATTACTGATCTTTCCAAGTACATGGTAACCCTTCCACCCAGCAGAATATCCATTTTATGCATGACCTTCCTCAGCTTCCTTACCGGTGCTATTGCAGCATATTTTGAACCATTATCATCCCTATTTGACAGCATAGTTTACGGTGGATCAGCAGGTTTCCTGATCTTCGGACTCACCTCCATCATGGACGGGGCCATAACCCAGCCACTGGTTAATGCCATGGAAGGAAGACACATGAAAATGAAGCAATCCATGTTTGTGTCCCTCCTGACCATGGTATTGGTGGCCCTGGTGTACATTGTAGGTAGTCTGGTATCCACATATACTGTTTACAGTTACGTTATCGATGCACTGATCCTGGGCTGTGCCCTGGCCTTTGGCCTGCGCATATTTATTATATGGGGCACATCCAACATAGGAGCAGTTCGATCAATACTAATTTCTGCCATTCAACCCCTTCTCATCCTGAGTATGGTGGTGGTTATAGTCTTTTTAACCAGCATCACCACCAACATCGGATCTTTCAGTATCATAGCCGTGGCACTTAAGGGACTCGTCGCCGGGTTGATACTGATGATCGCCATTTACTCCTTCATGCTGGTGATTGAATCACCCATCAAACGTAACCTGGGAGTGGGTGGCCTGGAATTACTATCACTATTCATAGCACAATACACTGAAGGATCACGTGCCATGGAAAGCCTCTTTGAAGATATGGGCGAACCCATAGACACCCTGGTAGGAGTAGTCAGTTTTAAGAGTGAAAAGGGAGTGAAAGGATTGTTTATATCCCCCTGCGTCCATCCAGGCCCAGTGGGAACCATTGGAGGCGGGAATATGCCCACTGTCCTGGCAAAAAGCCTTGAACCATTCACCATGGTCAGCCACGGCCCATCCACCCATGATTTTAATCCTGTAAGCTCTGAAGAAATATGTAAAATCAAAGATGTGGTTTTAGGCGCCCTTGATAATATGGAATATTCTCCAAAAGCCAGTCAGTTCATCAGAGTTGAACATGAAAATGCTAAACTGGGCGCCCAGTACTTTGGAGATAATTTATTACTCCTGGCCACCTTCGCACCCCTGGGCTTTGATGATATTGATTTCGGAGTAGGTCTGGCCATTATTAAAGCTGCACAGGGACACACCAGAGCAGAAAATGTGGTACTGGTGGACTGCCATAACTCATTCAAGGGAGAATCAGGACGAGTGCTGCCTGGAAACCCCGAAGTTTTCCAGCTTATAGATGCTGTGGAAAAACTGGAAAAACCTGGAGAAAGTGAGCTTAAAATGGGATGTGCCAATGATACTATTCCAGAATTAAGTAAAAAGAGTGGTGTGGGACAAAGTGGAGTTAAAGTTATGGTTCTAGATGTAAACGACCAGAAAACAGCCTACATCCTCATGGATGCCAATAACATGGTTATTGGTTTCAGGGATGAAATAGTGGATGAAGTGAAAAAACTGGGACTGGAACACGCTGAAGTAATGACCACAGACACCCATTTCGTTAACGGCCTTTCCGGTGGACATAACCCCCTTGGGATCAGAGACAGAGATATAATAATGGAAAAAATAGTACAGTGCACCAAAAATGCTTTAGAGGATATAGAATCTGTCCAAGTTGGTGCCAAGACTGTGAAACTATCCAGTATAAACACTCTGGGTCCCACCCATGCCACTGAACTGGTAACCACCATCAGCTCCATAGTGGCTGTAAGCAGGATAATGGCACCCCTGGTGTTTGTGCTGGCACTGATCTTTGTGTTTATCTGGATATTCTACTGGGCATTTTAA
- a CDS encoding putative RNA-binding protein, snRNP like protein (PFAM: Domain of unknown function (DUF814); Fibronectin-binding protein A N-terminus (FbpA)) gives MKAMSNVDLYAISHELDELLKEARVQKAYQPTRDTVIIRFHVPGKGRVDVAFQAGLRVHTTQYPPENPKVPPSFPMLLRKHLKNATVKGVRQHNFDRILEIDIQKEHRFTLVVELFSQGNIILLDEDNQIILPLKHRHAQGRKITSKEEYQYPEERGIHILNVELEDLKDLFANSDSDLIRTLARSGLGGMYSEEIFMRSGVDKKQPANEVSESDVESIYQSMRELFKPLKTFKFQPQIVREVMEGEEKKDETRSKLTETTQNEATESTQNETTETTQNKVTEPTKNITLETTPHEATETTQNEATETSKNEVTKITQQKSPDKKGKKVKEDVLPLDILTYQNFHKERFDTFNQAADEFYSGKVGADIKKVQEDIWAKEVGKYEKRLRIQEETLEKFQKTIVETKKKGNLLYSHYSEIQDLLDIIHQAREKFSWMEIASKFKKARKEGMKEAQIIESMDKMGVLTLNLEGERVTVDANLEIPENAEKYYNKGKKAKRKIRGVNIAIERTKKDVERKRNKREMALERVRVPQKRVRKELKWFEKLRWFLSSDGYLVIGGRDAGTNEMVVKRHLDNQDIYLHSDIHGAPSVVIKKGEVEGEIPESTVQEAGTLAASFSSAWSKGYGSQDVYWVHPDQVSKTPQSGEFVARGAFIIRGSRNYLRGIPLKIAVGIVDYEGGRIMAGPVESLAKYTDNYVVLKPGFTKKEEIARSVLKKIDPERILTLEDVIRVLPSGKCDFEVKRR, from the coding sequence ATGAAAGCAATGTCCAATGTTGATCTTTACGCCATCTCCCATGAACTTGATGAACTCCTCAAAGAAGCCAGGGTGCAGAAAGCATACCAGCCCACCAGGGACACTGTGATCATCCGATTCCACGTCCCTGGGAAGGGACGGGTAGATGTAGCATTCCAGGCAGGACTCCGGGTGCACACCACCCAGTATCCACCTGAAAATCCTAAAGTGCCACCATCATTTCCCATGCTCCTGCGTAAGCACTTAAAAAATGCCACAGTGAAAGGGGTCAGACAGCATAACTTTGACCGTATCCTGGAAATTGACATCCAGAAAGAACATCGCTTTACTCTGGTTGTTGAACTTTTCTCTCAAGGTAATATAATACTTTTGGATGAAGATAACCAGATAATCTTACCCCTTAAACACCGCCATGCCCAGGGTAGGAAGATAACCTCCAAGGAAGAATACCAGTACCCTGAAGAACGGGGTATTCACATCCTGAATGTTGAACTGGAAGATTTGAAGGATTTATTCGCAAATTCTGACTCAGACCTTATTCGGACACTGGCCAGGAGTGGTCTGGGAGGAATGTACTCTGAGGAAATATTCATGCGTTCTGGTGTGGATAAAAAACAGCCTGCCAATGAAGTCAGTGAAAGTGATGTTGAATCCATCTACCAGAGCATGAGGGAACTTTTCAAACCACTTAAAACCTTCAAATTCCAGCCACAAATCGTTAGAGAAGTCATGGAAGGGGAAGAAAAGAAAGATGAAACCCGTAGTAAACTAACAGAAACTACCCAAAATGAAGCAACAGAATCCACTCAAAATGAAACAACAGAAACTACCCAAAACAAAGTAACAGAACCCACCAAAAACATAACATTAGAAACCACCCCACATGAAGCAACAGAAACTACCCAAAATGAAGCAACAGAAACTTCTAAAAATGAAGTAACAAAAATTACCCAACAAAAATCTCCAGATAAAAAAGGTAAAAAAGTTAAAGAGGATGTTCTGCCCCTGGATATTTTAACCTACCAGAATTTCCATAAGGAACGTTTTGATACCTTTAACCAGGCTGCGGATGAGTTCTACAGTGGAAAAGTTGGTGCTGATATTAAGAAGGTTCAGGAGGATATCTGGGCCAAAGAAGTGGGTAAATACGAAAAAAGGCTCAGGATACAGGAAGAAACCCTGGAGAAATTCCAGAAAACCATTGTTGAAACCAAAAAGAAAGGTAACCTCCTTTACTCCCATTATTCTGAGATTCAGGACCTGCTGGACATTATTCACCAGGCCAGGGAGAAGTTCTCCTGGATGGAAATTGCATCTAAATTTAAAAAAGCCCGTAAAGAAGGAATGAAGGAAGCACAGATCATTGAATCCATGGATAAGATGGGTGTGCTAACCCTGAATCTGGAGGGTGAAAGGGTAACTGTCGATGCCAACCTGGAGATTCCTGAAAATGCAGAGAAATATTACAACAAGGGTAAAAAGGCCAAACGGAAGATAAGGGGAGTTAACATAGCCATTGAACGCACCAAGAAAGATGTGGAAAGAAAACGCAACAAGAGGGAAATGGCCCTAGAAAGGGTACGTGTACCTCAGAAAAGGGTACGCAAGGAGCTTAAATGGTTCGAAAAGCTCAGGTGGTTCCTGTCCTCAGACGGATATCTGGTTATTGGTGGTCGGGATGCCGGTACCAACGAAATGGTAGTTAAACGTCACCTGGACAACCAGGACATTTACCTGCACTCTGATATACACGGAGCTCCCTCGGTGGTTATCAAAAAAGGTGAAGTTGAGGGTGAAATTCCAGAATCAACCGTCCAGGAAGCCGGGACCCTGGCGGCATCATTTTCCAGTGCCTGGAGTAAGGGTTATGGTTCCCAGGATGTTTACTGGGTACACCCGGATCAGGTTTCCAAAACACCCCAGTCCGGAGAATTCGTGGCCAGAGGAGCCTTCATAATCAGAGGAAGCCGTAACTATCTCCGGGGAATACCACTTAAGATAGCAGTGGGTATTGTGGATTATGAGGGTGGACGGATAATGGCCGGTCCCGTGGAATCTTTGGCTAAATACACCGATAACTACGTGGTGTTGAAGCCAGGTTTTACCAAGAAAGAGGAAATTGCCAGATCTGTTCTTAAAAAGATCGACCCTGAACGGATATTAACCCTGGAAGATGTTATACGAGTGTTACCATCGGGTAAGTGTGATTTTGAAGTAAAGAGAAGATAA
- a CDS encoding Zn-ribbon containing protein (PFAM: Zn-ribbon containing protein (DUF2072)), with protein sequence MHRCIKCGQEYEDSEDLILKGCPNCGSKFFEFHQEGKVKEIKEIKGSSIETIMVKEHGVYEVNLESLMADESVIVSDEEGKYLIDINYILKKKIKEKDK encoded by the coding sequence ATGCATCGATGTATTAAGTGCGGTCAGGAATACGAAGACTCAGAAGACCTTATCCTTAAAGGCTGTCCCAACTGTGGTAGTAAATTCTTTGAATTTCATCAGGAAGGAAAAGTCAAAGAAATCAAAGAAATTAAGGGTAGTTCTATAGAAACCATAATGGTCAAGGAACACGGGGTTTATGAGGTGAACCTGGAATCCCTGATGGCTGATGAATCTGTGATAGTCTCTGATGAAGAGGGAAAATACCTTATTGATATTAATTACATCTTAAAAAAGAAGATTAAGGAAAAAGATAAATAA
- a CDS encoding hypothetical protein (PFAM: Uncharacterized protein conserved in archaea (DUF2073)), producing MDDVDTNSLKMDFISSDALKAQSSIEKISMIVEKVKKGELLVIEGGLEPEEEAELIETTMREIDVENFMGIDIYTLEKDESSFFGLSKKKTVGITIIGPANVMKTVKRKSNFLSMVASLGGSDASMY from the coding sequence ATGGATGATGTTGATACTAACAGTCTCAAAATGGATTTCATCTCATCAGATGCACTTAAAGCCCAGAGTAGCATTGAAAAAATATCCATGATCGTGGAAAAGGTTAAAAAGGGTGAACTCCTGGTAATTGAAGGTGGACTGGAACCAGAAGAAGAGGCGGAGCTAATCGAAACCACCATGCGTGAAATCGATGTGGAAAACTTCATGGGTATTGATATCTACACCCTGGAAAAGGATGAAAGCTCATTTTTCGGACTTTCCAAGAAGAAAACAGTGGGTATAACCATTATCGGCCCGGCAAATGTCATGAAAACAGTGAAAAGGAAGTCAAACTTCCTGTCAATGGTGGCCAGCCTCGGTGGTAGTGATGCATCGATGTATTAA
- a CDS encoding small GTP-binding protein (PFAM: GTPase of unknown function~TIGRFAM: small GTP-binding protein domain), whose product MVDIMRIFRKKFFTDIFNKLIGKEKKLKIGFYGHPNSGKTTLANRMTKDWTGKSLGLVSEIPHETRRVYRQERVSLNYDGVELDFDIIDTPGIATKIDYKNFLQYGLSELEAKERAKEATKGIIEAIKWLDDVTGVLLVVDATKDPLTQANITIIGNLEARKIPFVIVANKVDLPESNPERILSVFPQHKVVSISALHGENTDKLYQAMVDKFN is encoded by the coding sequence ATGGTCGATATCATGCGTATATTCAGAAAAAAATTTTTCACAGACATCTTCAACAAACTAATTGGAAAAGAAAAAAAACTCAAAATAGGATTCTACGGTCACCCAAACTCCGGAAAAACCACCCTGGCCAACAGGATGACCAAAGACTGGACTGGGAAATCCCTGGGGCTGGTTTCAGAAATACCACACGAAACCAGAAGAGTCTACAGGCAGGAAAGGGTCAGCCTTAACTACGATGGTGTGGAACTGGATTTTGACATCATTGACACCCCTGGAATCGCCACCAAAATCGATTATAAAAACTTCTTACAGTATGGTCTATCTGAACTGGAAGCCAAAGAAAGAGCTAAAGAAGCCACAAAGGGCATCATAGAAGCTATTAAATGGTTGGATGATGTGACTGGTGTTCTACTCGTGGTGGACGCCACCAAGGACCCCCTTACCCAGGCCAATATAACCATAATCGGGAACCTGGAAGCCCGTAAAATACCCTTTGTAATTGTGGCCAACAAGGTGGATCTGCCGGAGTCCAATCCAGAAAGGATTCTCTCAGTGTTCCCCCAGCATAAAGTGGTTTCCATCTCTGCCCTTCACGGTGAAAACACCGATAAACTGTACCAGGCCATGGTGGACAAGTTCAACTAA
- a CDS encoding putative Zn-dependent hydrolase: MEHITGRGYGAEKMRINWLGHSAFHILTDKNISILIDPFIRDNPACPVSVEDLKADIICVTHGHKDHFGDAVELAQKNKALVVCNHEHSVYLSQQGLETTGMNMGGTIEAEGIKITMVNAIHSSDMDFIADMGPGGSSCGYIMELENERKIYHSGDTSIFGDMKTVIKTIYRPQIALIPIGDRYTMGIREASIAAQWLEPEVIIPMHYNTFPVIEQNPYRFKELVELSTETKVTVLKPGETYQE, encoded by the coding sequence ATGGAGCATATCACAGGACGTGGATATGGGGCTGAAAAAATGAGGATCAATTGGCTGGGACACTCGGCCTTCCATATATTAACTGATAAGAATATTAGCATTTTAATTGATCCATTCATTCGTGATAACCCTGCCTGTCCAGTTAGTGTTGAAGACCTTAAGGCGGATATAATTTGTGTTACCCATGGTCATAAAGACCATTTTGGGGATGCAGTGGAATTAGCTCAAAAGAACAAAGCTCTGGTTGTATGTAACCATGAGCATTCAGTTTACCTCTCCCAGCAGGGACTGGAAACAACTGGCATGAACATGGGAGGAACCATTGAAGCGGAGGGAATTAAGATCACCATGGTCAATGCCATCCACTCTTCAGATATGGACTTCATAGCAGATATGGGGCCCGGGGGAAGTTCTTGTGGTTACATCATGGAACTGGAAAACGAGAGGAAGATTTACCACTCCGGAGACACCAGTATCTTTGGGGATATGAAAACAGTTATAAAAACTATTTACCGGCCACAAATTGCATTAATCCCCATTGGAGACCGTTATACTATGGGGATAAGAGAGGCTTCCATTGCTGCCCAGTGGCTGGAACCGGAAGTCATAATACCCATGCATTACAACACATTCCCAGTGATAGAACAAAATCCCTACCGATTCAAAGAATTGGTTGAATTATCCACAGAGACCAAAGTAACCGTGCTTAAGCCCGGTGAAACATACCAAGAGTGA
- a CDS encoding glycosyltransferase family 28 (PFAM: Glycosyltransferase family 28 C-terminal domain~TIGRFAM: conserved hypothetical protein), giving the protein MKVLLIPCGIGMGHTSRSVALAQKLEEKGDEVLFASYGSGYQTLNEYSDYDVVELPTIKFYGSSGELNFKHTARKSIDAPYIFLKSIYHESRIIKEFNPDVVVSDSHYSVPITCKVLGIPCVLVSNDLAPELKEDYQKDRTLEYLENGLQRFIKDVSRLCQSIIIPDIQNSYEVAPQIRDRVNFTGPILKMNPMTMDSKKDLRERFGFDKSEKMVMATVGGSEFGNKLLKLLHQAAPDLDCDRMILVTGPQIKLDLESSPRIICKRFLGDIMEWMKLSDLLVSLAGHTTSMEIASLGIPSLMVPIENHPEQLKNALKMKNYGIAQVENMGTLTSERLSKNINQLLESQDLKKNAEKTRNIFSRYNGTEDAVRIIRSCAQTGDAVSD; this is encoded by the coding sequence ATGAAAGTACTCCTAATACCCTGTGGCATTGGAATGGGACACACCTCCCGTTCAGTGGCTTTAGCCCAAAAATTAGAAGAGAAGGGTGATGAGGTTCTCTTTGCCAGCTACGGTTCTGGATACCAGACTCTTAATGAGTACAGCGACTACGATGTGGTGGAACTCCCCACCATCAAGTTCTACGGAAGTTCAGGTGAGCTGAACTTCAAACACACTGCCCGCAAGTCCATTGATGCACCTTACATTTTCCTGAAAAGTATCTACCATGAATCCCGCATTATTAAGGAATTCAACCCGGATGTGGTTGTCTCTGACTCCCATTACTCAGTCCCCATCACCTGCAAGGTACTGGGCATACCATGCGTCCTGGTGAGTAATGACCTGGCACCGGAGCTTAAGGAGGATTACCAGAAGGACCGTACCCTGGAGTACCTGGAAAATGGATTGCAACGTTTCATAAAGGATGTCTCCAGGCTCTGCCAGTCAATCATCATACCCGACATTCAAAATTCCTATGAGGTAGCACCCCAGATACGTGATCGGGTGAATTTCACTGGACCCATCCTTAAGATGAACCCCATGACCATGGACAGTAAAAAAGATCTCAGGGAGCGTTTTGGATTTGACAAGTCTGAAAAAATGGTAATGGCCACTGTGGGAGGATCAGAATTTGGTAACAAACTTTTAAAACTCCTGCACCAGGCAGCACCGGACCTGGATTGTGATCGGATGATACTGGTCACCGGACCCCAGATAAAACTGGATCTGGAGTCTTCCCCCCGGATAATATGCAAAAGATTTCTGGGAGACATCATGGAGTGGATGAAACTATCCGACCTCCTGGTGAGCCTGGCTGGACACACCACTTCTATGGAAATTGCTTCCCTGGGCATTCCCAGCCTGATGGTCCCTATAGAAAATCATCCAGAGCAGCTGAAAAATGCCCTGAAAATGAAAAACTATGGAATAGCCCAGGTGGAGAACATGGGCACTTTAACATCAGAGAGGTTATCGAAAAACATCAACCAGCTCCTGGAAAGTCAGGATCTCAAGAAGAATGCAGAAAAAACCCGGAATATATTTTCCAGGTACAATGGGACTGAAGATGCAGTGCGCATCATCCGGAGCTGTGCACAAACCGGAGATGCAGTTTCGGACTAA
- a CDS encoding Class III signal peptide-containing protein (PFAM: Class III signal peptide), giving the protein MNFFNDECGQGAAEYILLFGGVIVIAIAALLIYRAYFSNNAGLNAAQDVDTVRASSNHT; this is encoded by the coding sequence ATGAATTTCTTTAATGATGAATGTGGACAAGGAGCAGCTGAATATATATTATTGTTTGGTGGTGTTATCGTTATTGCAATAGCTGCACTACTCATCTACAGAGCATACTTTAGTAATAATGCAGGATTAAACGCAGCACAAGACGTCGACACCGTTAGAGCCAGCTCAAACCATACTTAA
- a CDS encoding Class III signal peptide-containing protein (PFAM: Class III signal peptide) — MSFLKDEGGQGAAEYILLFGGVIVIAIAALLIYRAYFSGNSGLNAAQDITNVRVSANGT, encoded by the coding sequence ATGAGCTTTTTAAAAGACGAAGGTGGACAGGGAGCAGCAGAATATATACTCTTGTTTGGTGGTGTAATCGTAATTGCAATAGCTGCACTACTCATCTACAGAGCATACTTCAGCGGCAACTCTGGACTAAACGCCGCACAGGACATAACCAACGTTAGAGTCAGCGCCAACGGAACATAA
- a CDS encoding Class III signal peptide-containing protein (PFAM: Class III signal peptide) yields MDERAQISAEMILLIGAMLIIVIIAGGYILGITQSIAGNITSVINTARDTSINRM; encoded by the coding sequence ATGGATGAAAGAGCTCAAATTAGCGCGGAAATGATACTGTTAATAGGTGCTATGCTGATAATAGTAATTATCGCTGGAGGTTACATCTTAGGGATAACCCAATCTATAGCTGGTAACATTACCAGTGTAATAAATACTGCTAGAGACACCTCCATTAATCGCATGTGA
- a CDS encoding putative membrane protein, required for N-linked glycosylation (overlaps another CDS with the same product name~PFAM: Oligosaccharyl transferase STT3 subunit), giving the protein MVKFNFIARKKFLITVLFILVIFSIGFFLRLETVSLTGIPGDERPFYQDDNGLPYMYELDSYYNYRLTENYLEHGYLGDTIINGVEWDLHSYYPPGVPLDYPPLIVYLTAFVYKFVNLFTDMPLIVVCFWLSAFIAPLAGIVAYFFVGRFTNQYGAVAAGILTVTIPFYFIRTVPGWFDTDMFNLIFPFLVVWFLFEAFDNTNKSTQKGILFSFLSAFSIFLFSMAWNGWQYLFYLITIFWIIYIIWTLFKGRMVKNNLYNFAIFVGVSLGLVAVFTGFINIIKLAYAFLQLSTLSGGGPWPDWPNVYTSVSELGVPSLEEISLDMGLSLFVGLFGLIWIFRILLNDKLQQKFLNRMNWLSFSFLLLWTIMGFVTLKQGMRFIMILIPPLVVSTGIMVGICVEHLDLLKNIRRINIFRTKPGLIKVLAILILLVAVLPGIMHLEKGVLIVPGSNDEIWAASLWINNNTANNTVIISDWSNGHVYTAIADRPVSEDGRMGYLETLAVRNYSNLFPFKDKSPSSSREYWIDKALSTDNESLSVGILHMISTSGDEGYIKLDMYVKNTTKTVEIMNNILGLDRSASRELLVNNYGLEESQADEILKYTHPENPSPVVLVTNDRMIGTGQWIFKFGEWNFNEKHSNNYTYSVGTANKTDDFINSTNDVFFDFKTENITWKNRTPYCVVFINNGTVEKSYMDSGSDFCIFLIDNKKAVVMDKRFENSVFTKLVIEKSNSTNFKSIYKNKSVIVWEM; this is encoded by the coding sequence ATGGTTAAATTTAATTTCATTGCCCGGAAAAAATTTTTAATCACTGTGTTATTTATTTTAGTAATTTTTTCTATAGGTTTTTTCCTGAGATTGGAAACAGTTAGTCTGACTGGAATTCCTGGTGATGAAAGACCTTTTTACCAGGATGATAATGGTCTTCCCTATATGTACGAACTGGACTCTTACTATAACTACCGTTTAACTGAAAACTATCTGGAACATGGATACCTGGGAGATACTATAATTAACGGTGTTGAATGGGACTTACATTCTTATTATCCTCCTGGAGTTCCACTCGATTATCCTCCACTCATTGTGTATCTGACTGCATTTGTTTACAAATTTGTGAATTTATTTACAGATATGCCCCTTATTGTGGTCTGCTTCTGGTTATCTGCATTTATAGCGCCACTGGCTGGAATTGTGGCATACTTTTTTGTGGGTAGATTCACTAACCAGTATGGTGCAGTGGCTGCAGGGATCCTGACAGTTACCATTCCATTTTATTTCATCAGAACAGTTCCAGGATGGTTCGATACTGACATGTTTAACCTCATCTTCCCGTTTTTGGTGGTCTGGTTTTTATTCGAAGCTTTTGATAACACCAATAAATCAACTCAAAAAGGAATACTATTCTCATTTCTTTCAGCATTCTCTATTTTCCTGTTTTCCATGGCCTGGAATGGTTGGCAGTATTTATTTTACCTTATAACTATCTTTTGGATTATTTACATTATCTGGACTCTGTTTAAGGGGAGAATGGTTAAAAATAATCTGTACAATTTTGCTATATTTGTGGGTGTTTCCCTGGGTCTTGTTGCGGTCTTTACCGGATTTATAAATATCATAAAACTGGCCTATGCATTTTTACAATTATCTACCTTATCTGGAGGAGGGCCCTGGCCGGATTGGCCCAATGTTTACACTTCAGTTTCTGAGTTAGGTGTACCTTCCCTTGAAGAAATCAGTTTAGATATGGGACTTTCACTCTTTGTAGGATTGTTTGGACTTATATGGATATTCAGGATACTTTTAAATGATAAACTCCAACAAAAATTCCTGAACCGAATGAACTGGTTATCATTTTCATTTCTGCTTTTATGGACCATCATGGGTTTTGTTACTTTAAAACAGGGTATGAGATTTATCATGATTTTGATCCCCCCTCTGGTGGTCAGCACTGGAATTATGGTAGGTATATGTGTTGAACACTTAGATCTGCTTAAGAATATCCGCAGAATAAATATTTTTAGAACAAAACCGGGTTTAATAAAGGTTTTAGCTATTTTAATTCTTTTAGTGGCAGTACTTCCGGGAATTATGCACCTGGAGAAAGGTGTCCTGATAGTGCCAGGTTCTAATGATGAGATATGGGCTGCTTCTCTTTGGATAAATAATAATACGGCCAATAACACCGTTATCATAAGTGATTGGAGCAATGGTCATGTATACACAGCCATTGCAGATCGTCCAGTTAGTGAAGATGGTAGAATGGGTTATTTGGAAACTTTAGCTGTGAGAAATTACAGTAATTTATTCCCATTTAAAGATAAATCTCCCAGCAGTTCCAGGGAGTACTGGATTGATAAAGCATTATCCACAGATAATGAGAGTCTTTCAGTGGGGATTTTGCACATGATATCCACCAGTGGGGATGAAGGTTATATTAAGCTGGATATGTATGTGAAAAATACCACCAAAACAGTGGAGATAATGAATAATATATTAGGTCTGGATCGATCCGCTTCCCGGGAATTACTTGTAAATAATTATGGTCTAGAAGAGAGCCAGGCAGATGAGATTTTAAAATATACCCATCCTGAAAATCCATCGCCAGTGGTTTTGGTTACCAATGATCGGATGATTGGTACAGGGCAATGGATTTTCAAGTTTGGTGAGTGGAACTTCAATGAAAAACATTCAAATAATTATACTTACTCTGTGGGAACTGCAAATAAGACTGATGACTTTATAAATTCTACAAATGATGTATTCTTTGATTTTAAAACAGAAAACATAACCTGGAAAAACAGAACACCCTATTGTGTGGTTTTTATTAATAATGGGACTGTAGAAAAGAGTTATATGGATTCAGGTAGTGATTTTTGTATATTCCTAATTGATAATAAAAAGGCAGTGGTAATGGATAAAAGATTTGAGAACTCAGTTTTCACAAAACTGGTTATTGAAAAGAGTAACTCTACAAATTTCAAATCCATTTATAAAAATAAGAGCGTTATTGTATGGGAGATGTAA